The following coding sequences lie in one Apium graveolens cultivar Ventura chromosome 1, ASM990537v1, whole genome shotgun sequence genomic window:
- the LOC141674507 gene encoding kirola-like, translating to MAALSGKLVSTTEIKLNGNVFHQLLRDETHRISSLSPEKIQGVELVDGVWGTQGSIICWKYVFDGKAETCTEIIEEINEENKSIRFKVVAGGLLKQYKAFTFISKVDQIDLNTYAVTWTLEYEKLHEAITPPNAMMNFLISMTKDIENRYGQLQPRADQQCK from the exons ATGGCAGCATTGAGCGGTAAACTAGTGAGCACAACAGAAATCAAATTGAACGGAAATGTGTTTCATCAGCTATTGAGAGACGAAACGCACCGTATTTCCAGCTTAAGTCCTGAGAAAATTCAGGGGGTTGAATTGGTTGATGGTGTCTGGGGAACTCAGGGATCTATCATCTGCTGGAAATATGTTTTCG ATGGGAAAGCAGAGACGTGCACAGAAATAATCGAGGAGATTAATGAAGAAAACAAGTCAATAAGGTTCAAAGTGGTGGCAGGAGGTCTACTTAAGCAGTACAAGGCGTTCACTTTCATATCCAAAGTTGATCAGATAGATCTCAACACCTATGCTGTGACATGGACTCTGGAATATGAGAAGCTTCATGAAGCCATAACTCCTCCAAATGCAATGATGAATTTTCTCATTTCTATGACCAAAGATATCGAAAACCGCTATGGCCAACTCCAGCCCCGTGCTGATCAGCAATGCAAGTAG
- the LOC141714303 gene encoding uncharacterized protein LOC141714303: MRWYKKRDVKDGEISHPADGEEWKNFDRRYPSFAQEIRNIRLGLATDGFNPFGPTGKKTYSVWPVVIVVYYLPSSMCMKKPYMFMTDIVPGPNSIGKDINVCLRPLIDKLKILWNTGVKTYDQSLKQNFTMRAANMWTISDYPAMSMISGWSGKGKMGCQVCLGSVQGFQLKYCGKCSFHGTNRIFLESNDPLHQKSNLFDNEERRLFHGRLSGEGVKELLDGLVFPPPGKTNSKARSVGYGEEHHWTHVPIFYELRYCSLKLLDGYFSNISRCCNVEECTFYEFKSHDCHIFLQKLLPLVIRELLPAPIADAITTISNFFQDLCSSVVIKTDLEIMEKSVIKTLCLLETIFPQSWFDSMEHLVVHLAEEIRLAGPAYWHWMYLIERLLGKLKQKIGNKARVEGSIAERYMEEEILNICSFYFASDTIHNKVRRNEVLFDVQNSENLEVFKYPIQSLGKEGTRYMSDDERELAEEYVLLNSPEVQPYQRKYQDRVMRQRPETTPQDLDRIVDKDEVERPRFRDLLEGPVLEVMTFETCQVNGYKFSTKSASGSGVVVKGNLHGNNLDYYGQLQEIIRLIYQGCNHVYLFKCIWFDSVGNGLRIDKNRVITIDMTSRLKSNEIFILASQARDIES; this comes from the exons ATGAGATGGTACAAAAAAAGAGATGTGAAAGATGGAGAAATAAGTCATCCCGCGGATGGAGAAGAGTGGAAAAATTTTGACCGTCGGTATCCTTCATTTGCTCAAGAGATTCGTAACATAAGGCTCGGTCTTGCGACCGATGGTTTCAACCCTTTTGGCCCTACCGGGAAAAAAACATATAGTGTGTGGCCcgtggtgatagttgtctacTATCTTCCATCATCGATGTGTATGAAAAAGCCTTATATGTTCATGACCGATATAGTTCCGGGTCCAAATAGTATTGGAAAAGATATTAACGTTTGTCTAAGGCCTCTCATCGATAAATTGAAGATATTGTGGAATACCGGGGTGAAGACATACGACCAAtctttgaaacaaaattttacaATGAGAGCGGCTAATATGTGGACAATTAGTGACTATCCCGCTATGAGTATGATAAGTGGATGGTCGGGAAAAGGAAAGATGGGATGTCAAGTGTGTCTTGGAAGCGTGCAAGGGTTTCAATTAAAATATTGTGGAAAATGTAGTTTTCATGGCACGAACCGAATATTCCTTGAATCAAATGATCCACTCCATCAAAAAAGTAATTTGTTTGATAACGAAGAAAGAAGATTGTTTCATGGTCGTTTGTCCGGTGAGGGTGTTAAGGAATTGCTTGATGGTTTAGTTTTTCCACCACCCGGAAAGACTAATTCGAAGGCAAGGAGCGTCGGATACGGGGAAGAGCATCATTGGACTCATGTCCCAATCTTTTACGAACTCCGTTATTG TTCACTAAAACTTCTGGATGGTTATTTCTCAAATATATCACGTTGTTGCAATGTTGAGGAGTGTACATTTTATGAATTCAAATCGCACGATTGtcacatttttcttcaaaaattattgcCTCTCGTAATTCGTGAACTTCTACCGGCGCCTATTGCCGATGCAATCACGacaatttctaactttttccaAGATTTATGTTCATCCGTGGTTATAAAAACCGACTTGGAAATAATGGAAAAATCGGTTATCAAAACGTTGTGTTTGTTGGAAACGATTTTTCctcaaagttggtttgattcgaTGGAACACTTGGTTGTACATTTAGCCGAAGAAATTAGACTTGCTGGACCTGCTTATTGGCATTGGATGTATCTGATTGAACGTTTGTTGggaaaattaaaacaaaaaattGGTAATAAAGCAAGGGTTGAGGGGTCAATTGCCGAACGATATATGGAGGAGGAGATTCTTAATATTTGTTCTTTTTATTTTGCCTCTGACACGATCCATAATAAGGTACGTCGTAACGAGGTTTTGTTTGATGTGCAAAATTCCGAGAATTTAGAAGTGTTCAAATATCCAATTCAATCTCTTGGAAAGGAAGGAACTCGATACATGAGTGATGATGAACGAGAGTTAGCGGAAGAATATGTTCTTTTAAACTCTCCTGAAGTTCAACCTTATCAAAG gaagtaccAAGATCGTGTTATGCGACAACGCCCGGAAACAACACCTCAAGATTTAGATCGTATT GTTGATAAAGATGAGGTGGAAAGACCTCGTTTTAGGGACTTACTTGAAGGGCCGGTATTAGAAGTTATGACTTTTGAGACTTGTCAAGTTAATGGATATAAATTTtcaacaaaatctgcatccggTTCTGGTGTTGTTGTTAAAGGAAATTTGCACGGAAATAATCTTGATTATTATGGTCAACTACAAGAAATTATTAGACTTATTTATCAAGGATGCAATCATGTATATTTGTTCAAATGTATATGGTTTGATAGTGTTGGTAATGGTTTGAGGATTGATAAGAATCGTGTGATTACAATCGATATGACTTCAAGATTAAAGTCAAATGAGATTTTTATTTTAGCTAGTCAAGCTAGAGACATCGAATCATGA
- the LOC141714308 gene encoding kirola-like, which yields MAAFSGKSVSKTQIKADGNVFHQLFRDEIHHGKDQICTVLYEKIDEENKSLRDKVIAGDPLKQYKALTFMTKVDKIEDNAYTVTWTLKYEKLNEAIPPPNAMMNFCVYVTKDIENRYLQLQPQC from the exons ATGGCTGCATTCAGTGGCAAATCAGTGAGCAAAACACAAATCAAAGCGGACGGAAATGTGTTTCATCAACTATTCAGGGATGAAATACACC aTGGGAAAGACCAAATATGCACAGTCCTATATGAGAAGATTGACGAGGAAAACAAGTCATTAAGGGACAAAGTGATAGCAGGAGATCCACTGAAGCAATACAAGGCCCTCACTTTCATGACCAAAGTGGATAAGATAGAAGACAACGCCTATACTGTGACATGGACTCTTAAATATGAGAAGCTCAATGAAGCCATTCCTCCTCCAAATGCAATGATGAATTTTTGCGTTTATGTCACCAAGGATATCGAAAATCGATATCTCCAGCTCCAGCCCCAGTGTTGA